A window of the Citrus sinensis cultivar Valencia sweet orange chromosome 9, DVS_A1.0, whole genome shotgun sequence genome harbors these coding sequences:
- the LOC102627355 gene encoding heterodimeric geranylgeranyl pyrophosphate synthase small subunit, chloroplastic — MAKALSVLNLPAHVAPRRNHSRPSLSYRPMMVTMAMSTPNKNKSYWTSVHEDIGAHLRQAVVVKEPVEVYEPMRHFVFAAPVNMAPALCVAACELVGGHREQAIVAAAALHVMHAASFIHENLPLSDRTSLIPKSKPTMYHAFKPNTELLVADAMLPFGLELLASSDNPAGNNSGRILRVMVEMTRAMGSQGVVEGQYNELQCSQCDDDDRKLNGITDVEMTYETYKKKEGRLHACGAACGAILGGGSEKEIELLRRYGFYVGMIQGIVSRRLGPTEEIEELKKLAFKLREVNSFNDENAEVIFSLVDDNITHVLGFNLG, encoded by the coding sequence ATGGCTAAAGCCCTCTCTGTTTTAAACCTACCGGCTCATGTTGCCCCTAGGCGAAATCACAGCCGTCCATCATTGTCCTACAGACCTATGATGGTCACCATGGCCATGTCCACACCCAACAAGAATAAATCATATTGGACGTCTGTACATGAGGATATTGGGGCCCACCTCCGGCAGGCCGTCGTCGTAAAGGAGCCGGTAGAAGTTTACGAGCCCATGCGCCATTTTGTCTTCGCCGCCCCAGTCAACATGGCGCCCGCGCTGTGTGTGGCAGCCTGTGAGCTCGTCGGGGGCCACCGCGAACAAGCcattgttgctgctgctgctttgCACGTCATGCATGCAGCTTCTTTCATTCATGAAAATCTTCCACTATCAGATAGGACTAGTCTTATCCCCAAATCCAAGCCCACGATGTATCACGCTTTCAAACCAAATACGGAGCTTCTCGTGGCTGATGCAATGCTTCCGTTTGGGCTGGAGTTGTTGGCCAGCTCCGACAACCCGGCCGGAAACAACTCGGGTCGGATTTTACGTGTGATGGTTGAGATGACACGCGCCATGGGATCACAAGGTGTTGTGGAGGGGCAGTACAATGAGCTACAATGTAGTCaatgtgatgatgatgatcggAAATTGAATGGTATTACAGATGTGGAAATGACCTATGAAACatacaagaaaaaggaaggTCGGTTGCACGCGTGTGGTGCGGCGTGTGGAGCAATATTAGGAGGTGGGAGTGAGAAGGAGATCGAGTTATTGAGAAGGTATGGTTTTTACGTGGGGATGATACAAGGAATAGTGTCGCGGAGATTGGGACCAACGGAGGAAATAGAAGAGCTCAAAAAGTTGGCCTTCAAGCTCAGGGAAGTGAACAGCTTTAATGATGAAAATGCTGAAGTAATTTTTAGTCTTGTTGATGATAATATCACTCATGTGCTGGGATTTAATTTAGGTTAA
- the LOC102626490 gene encoding probable beta-1,3-galactosyltransferase 2 isoform X2, whose protein sequence is MTWKSRGGIESASHKSFMSKKWTLLLCIGCFCAGMLFSDRMWTVPEVRDVSRGAGFEDEKLKLVSEGCDSVMNVKREPAEILGEVSKTHHAIQALDKTISNLEMELAAARATQESIINGSPLSDNLKINELKGKRKYLMVVGINSAFSSRKRRDSVRATWMPQGDKRKKLEEEKGIVMRFVIGHSATSGGILDRAIEAEDKKHGDFLRLEHVEGYLELSAKTKIFFATAVALWDADFYVKVDDDVHVNIATLGATLARHRSKPRVYIGCMKSGPVLAQKGVRYHEPEYWKFGEEGNKYFRHATGQLYAISKDLASYISINQHVLHKFANEDVSLGSWFIGLDAEHIDDRRLCCGTPPDCEWKAQAGNVCVASFDWSCSGICRSAERMKEVHRRCGEGENALWSAAF, encoded by the exons ATGACTTGGAAGAGTAGAGGAGGAATTGAGTCAGCTTCTCATAAGAGTTTTATGTCCAAAAAGTGGACACTTCTGCTTTGTATTGGTTGTTTTTGTGCAGGGATGCTCTTCTCTGACAG AATGTGGACGGTGCCCGAAGTCAGAGATGTATCAAGAGGAGCAGGGTTTGAAGATGAAAAACTGAAACTAGTTTCAGAGGGTTGTGATTCGGTTATG AATGTAAAGCGTGAGCCAGCAGAAATTCTTGGAGAGGTTTCAAAGACTCATCATGCTATACA AGCACTGGATAAAACAATCTCTAATTTGGAGATGGAATTGGCTGCTGCAAGAGCCACACAGGAGTCTATTATTAATGGTTCTCCCTTGTCAgacaacttaaaaattaacgaactaaagggaaaaagaaaatacttaATGGTTGTGGGCATCAATAGTGCTTTTAGCAGCCGAAAGCGAAGAGATTCTGTTCGTGCTACTTGGATGCCTCAAG GTGATAAAAGAAAGAAGCTTGAGGAAGAGAAGGGCATTGTCATGCGCTTTGTAATAGGTCACAG TGCTACATCAGGTGGTATCCTTGATAGAGCCATTGAAGCAGAAGACAAAAAACATGGTGACTTTCTGAGGCTG GAGCATGTTGAAGGCTACCTTGAATTGTCAGCGAAGACAAAGATATTTTTTGCCACTGCAGTTGCTTTATGGGATGCAGATTTCTATGTCAAAGTTGATGATGACGTGCATGTAAATATAG CAACACTTGGAGCAACATTGGCTAGGCATCGGTCAAAACCCAGGGTGTATATAGGCTGCATGAAATCTGGTCCTGTCCTGGCTCAAAA GGGAGTGAGGTACCACGAACCTGAATATTGGAAATTTGGTGAAGAAGGAAATAAGTATTTCCGTCATGCCACGGGCCAGCTATATGCTATATCTAAAGATTTGGCTTCGTATATATCAATTAACCA ACATGTGCTGCACAAGTTTGCTAACGAGGATGTTTCGTTGGGATCATGGTTTATTGGATTGGATGCAGAACACATAGATGACCGGAGACTATGTTGTGGCACCCCACCTG ATTGTGAGTGGAAAGCCCAGGCAGGCAATGTCTGTGTTGCTTCATTTGATTGGAGTTGCAGTGGGATCTGCAGGTCTGCTGAGAGGATGAAGGAGGTTCACCGGCGGTGTGGGGAAGGTGAGAATGCTTTATGGAGTGCAGCTTTCTGA
- the LOC102626490 gene encoding probable beta-1,3-galactosyltransferase 2 isoform X1: protein MTWKSRGGIESASHKSFMSKKWTLLLCIGCFCAGMLFSDRMWTVPEVRDVSRGAGFEDEKLKLVSEGCDSVMKNVKREPAEILGEVSKTHHAIQALDKTISNLEMELAAARATQESIINGSPLSDNLKINELKGKRKYLMVVGINSAFSSRKRRDSVRATWMPQGDKRKKLEEEKGIVMRFVIGHSATSGGILDRAIEAEDKKHGDFLRLEHVEGYLELSAKTKIFFATAVALWDADFYVKVDDDVHVNIATLGATLARHRSKPRVYIGCMKSGPVLAQKGVRYHEPEYWKFGEEGNKYFRHATGQLYAISKDLASYISINQHVLHKFANEDVSLGSWFIGLDAEHIDDRRLCCGTPPDCEWKAQAGNVCVASFDWSCSGICRSAERMKEVHRRCGEGENALWSAAF from the exons ATGACTTGGAAGAGTAGAGGAGGAATTGAGTCAGCTTCTCATAAGAGTTTTATGTCCAAAAAGTGGACACTTCTGCTTTGTATTGGTTGTTTTTGTGCAGGGATGCTCTTCTCTGACAG AATGTGGACGGTGCCCGAAGTCAGAGATGTATCAAGAGGAGCAGGGTTTGAAGATGAAAAACTGAAACTAGTTTCAGAGGGTTGTGATTCGGTTATG AAGAATGTAAAGCGTGAGCCAGCAGAAATTCTTGGAGAGGTTTCAAAGACTCATCATGCTATACA AGCACTGGATAAAACAATCTCTAATTTGGAGATGGAATTGGCTGCTGCAAGAGCCACACAGGAGTCTATTATTAATGGTTCTCCCTTGTCAgacaacttaaaaattaacgaactaaagggaaaaagaaaatacttaATGGTTGTGGGCATCAATAGTGCTTTTAGCAGCCGAAAGCGAAGAGATTCTGTTCGTGCTACTTGGATGCCTCAAG GTGATAAAAGAAAGAAGCTTGAGGAAGAGAAGGGCATTGTCATGCGCTTTGTAATAGGTCACAG TGCTACATCAGGTGGTATCCTTGATAGAGCCATTGAAGCAGAAGACAAAAAACATGGTGACTTTCTGAGGCTG GAGCATGTTGAAGGCTACCTTGAATTGTCAGCGAAGACAAAGATATTTTTTGCCACTGCAGTTGCTTTATGGGATGCAGATTTCTATGTCAAAGTTGATGATGACGTGCATGTAAATATAG CAACACTTGGAGCAACATTGGCTAGGCATCGGTCAAAACCCAGGGTGTATATAGGCTGCATGAAATCTGGTCCTGTCCTGGCTCAAAA GGGAGTGAGGTACCACGAACCTGAATATTGGAAATTTGGTGAAGAAGGAAATAAGTATTTCCGTCATGCCACGGGCCAGCTATATGCTATATCTAAAGATTTGGCTTCGTATATATCAATTAACCA ACATGTGCTGCACAAGTTTGCTAACGAGGATGTTTCGTTGGGATCATGGTTTATTGGATTGGATGCAGAACACATAGATGACCGGAGACTATGTTGTGGCACCCCACCTG ATTGTGAGTGGAAAGCCCAGGCAGGCAATGTCTGTGTTGCTTCATTTGATTGGAGTTGCAGTGGGATCTGCAGGTCTGCTGAGAGGATGAAGGAGGTTCACCGGCGGTGTGGGGAAGGTGAGAATGCTTTATGGAGTGCAGCTTTCTGA
- the LOC102626191 gene encoding CASP-like protein 2D1, translated as MKMRGNVSDNSSSSINRFPMLKLVDCFLRISAIPLSIAAIWLTVTNQEDNSDYGKLKFSNLTGLKYMVCISGICAGYAFIAAVSSWLRFLVTKAWLFFISDQIVAYLMVTSGAAVLEILYLAYNGDQQVTWSETCSTYGKFCSRIKIAFVLHAVALGCFIILAVISAFRFFSMFDPPSVSSNKEEEEGRT; from the exons ATGAAGATGAGAGGAAATGTTAGTGATAATTCATCCAGCTCCATTAACCGCTTCCCGATGCTTAAGCTTGTAGATTGTTTCCTTAGAATTTCTGCCATTCCTCTCAGTATTGCAGCCATATGGCTAACTGTGACTAACCAGGAAGATAATAGTGACTATGGGAAATTAAAGTTCAGCAATCTCACCGGACTCAA GTACATGGTTTGCATCAGTGGTATATGTGCGGGTTATGCATTTATTGCTGCCGTTTCCTCATGGCTCAGATTCCTGGTCACAAAAGCATGGCTTTTCTTTATATCTGACCAG ATTGTGGCTTACTTAATGGTGACATCTGGGGCAGCAGTGTTGGAGATACTGTATTTAGCCTACAATGGGGATCAACAAGTCACATGGAGTGAAACCTGCAGCACTTATGGGAAATTTTGCAGTAGAATAAAGATTGCCTTTGTTCTCCATGCCGTGGCACTTGGCTGCTTCATCATTTTAGCTGTAATATCTGCTTTTAGGTTCTTTAGCATGTTTGATCCTCCTTCTGTTTCTTCTAACAAGGAGGAGGAAGAAGGAAGGACCTAG
- the LOC102625155 gene encoding autophagy-related protein 8C-like gives MAKSSFKLEHPLERRQAESARIREKYPDRIPVIVEKAERSDIPDIDKKKYLVPADLTVGQFVYVVRKRIKLSAEKAIFIFVKNILPPTAAMMSAIYEENKDEDGFLYMTYSGENTFGASF, from the exons ATGGCCAAGAGCTCCTTCAAGCTTGAACACCCACTCG AAAGGAGGCAGGCTGAATCTGCCCGTATCAGGGAGAAGTATCCTGATAGAATACCA GTGATTGTGGAGAAGGCTGAAAGGAGTGACATACCTGatattgacaaaaaaaa ATACCTGGTTCCTGCTGATCTGACTGTTGGACAATTTGTTTATGTGGTCCGGAAGAGGATAAAGCTCAGTGCTGAGAAGGCCATATTCATATTTGTCAAGAACATTTTGCCACCCACTG CTGCAATGATGTCTGCAATTTATGAGGAAAACAAAGATGAGGATGGCTTCCTTTACATGACTTACAGTGGGGAGAACACATTCGGGGCATCTTTCTAA
- the LOC102626593 gene encoding transcription factor MYB120, whose amino-acid sequence MLLGNSNGEQLESGVGGLNVSDGSGGEGGVQLKKGPWTAAEDAILTEYVRKHGEGNWNAVQRNTGLARCGKSCRLRWANHLRPNLKKGTFSPEEERLIVELHAQLGNKWARMAAQLPGRTDNEIKNYWNTRVKRRHRQGLPLYPPEIQPQHQHQHQHQNHQQSSHSHHSYHSQPSTPTTPTSSFSFPIAATTPTTPTGGHHQHHSLHHHFPPPCYSRSPTPSSLPPTPPPLSPGLRSPHQPAFPTLTLFDTNTNTNANNNSNAANSSVMSSNNISNTFNMPRTPPLLQNPPRFKRFHSDTSINTFAANQNDINNNNNINSSSSFQGSNNFSMPFLPFFRSPSSPSLLTSPTSNCNTSAFPSATTKLLSHPSFSFGNQNSSAIYRNPDEKECILTSTGSVFNLKPELPSSQSLSQNVNAEILSFENEKLSVSTSGSGLLEDLLEQTQAGNYGESSRRVSEDKSDLSGFNQWIDSNSMNLSSGSKPKEETGGQINMHEDISKLLNVIPSMQVPEWYNDSGEASNCQSSVVTDDNLGLELQQLASILHVDSTTAPGSCSYDNLPGIC is encoded by the exons ATGCTGTTGGGGAACAGCAACGGAGAGCAACTGGAAAGCGGGGTTGGAGGGCTGAACGTCAGCGACGGAAGCGGAGGTGAAGGTGGGGTCCAGTTGAAGAAGGGGCCATGGACGGCGGCGGAGGATGCTATATTAACGGAGTACGTGAGGAAGCACGGAGAAGGAAACTGGAACGCCGTGCAGAGGAACACGGGGCTCGCTCGTTGCGGCAAAAGCTGTAGGCTCCGTTGGGCCAATCATTTGAGGCCTAACTTGAAGAAAGGCACCTTCTCGCCTGAGGAAGAGCGCCTCATCGTCGAGCTTCACGCTCAGCTTGGCAACAAATGGGCTCGCATGGCGGCTCAG TTACCGGGAAGAACAGACAATGAAATCAAGAATTACTGGAACACAAGAGTGAAGCGCCGTCACCGGCAGGGGCTGCCGCTGTATCCACCGGAGATTCAACCCCAACACCAACACCAACACCAACACCAAAACCATCAACAATCTTCACATTCTCATCATTCTTACCACTCTCAGCCATCAACTCCCACAACTCCAACTTCTTCATTCTCTTTCCCAATCGCCGCCACCACGCCCACTACCCCTACTGGAGGCCACCACCAACATCACTCCCTTCATCACCACTTTCCTCCGCCGTGCTACAGCCGGAGCCCCACCCCATCTTCTCTCCCGCCAACTCCGCCGCCTCTCTCCCCTGGCCTTCGGTCTCCTCACCAGCCAGCTTTCCCTACTCTCACTCTCTTTGACACCAACACCAACACCAACGCCAACAACAACAGCAATGCAGCAAATTCCAGTGTGATGAGTTCTAATAACATTTCCAACACGTTCAATATGCCTAGGACTCCTCCTCTGCTTCAAAACCCGCCCCGCTTCAAGCGTTTCCACTCTGATACTAGCATCAATACATTTGCGGCAAATCAGaatgacattaataataacaataatatcaaCTCTAGTAGTAGTTTTCAAGGAAGCAACAACTTCTCAATGCCATTTTTGCCTTTCTTTCGAAGTCCGTCATCGCCTTCTCTGTTAACTTCTCCTACAAGTAATTGCAACACAAGTGCTTTCCCAAGTGCAACAACTAAGTTGTTGTCACatccttctttttcattcGGTAATCAAAACTCATCAGCTATTTATCGGAACCCTGATGAGAAAGAATGTATTTTGACAAGCACTGGTTCGGTTTTTAACTTGAAACCGGAGCTCCCTTCAAGCCAATCATTATCCCAAAATGTAAATGCAGAGATCCTAAGTTTTGAGAATGAGAAGTTGAGTGTGTCTACGAGTGGAAGTGGGTTGTTGGAGGACCTTTTAGAACAGACTCAGGCCGGTAACTATGGTGAGAGTTCAAGGAGGGTTAGTGAAGACAAGAGTGACTTATCAGGATTTAACCAATGGATTGATTCAAATTCTATGAATTTGTCTTCAG GATCGAAGCCAAAAGAAGAAACAGGAGGCCAAATCAATATGCACGAAGACATTTCAAAGCTGCTGAATGTTATTCCTTCAATGCAAGTCCCCGAATGGTATAACGACAGCGGAGAAGCCTCAAATTGCCAATCTTCAGTTGTAACGGATGATAATCTTGGCCTTGAACTGCAGCAATTAGCTTCAATTTTGCATGTCGATTCCACAACTGCTCCCGGTTCTTGTTCTTATGATAACTTGCCAGGAATTTGCTGA